From a region of the Tachypleus tridentatus isolate NWPU-2018 chromosome 1, ASM421037v1, whole genome shotgun sequence genome:
- the LOC143233527 gene encoding uncharacterized protein LOC143233527, translating into MYLWHFDTRFKYLTELPLEGRSFLGELPLPEPDTEPIAKRRCAKKPLEDSRNKTLLEMLQAPPDVKSLYSPTTCSCRISCRTGRCSCAKMIRKCSMLSCMCGDCDNPLNVLESMEIDLEKVISDPCLLYNVYKVTNLRRYLLGTVVLPCCGYIATLLDVVPGLRDCPNGNCRKKLQFSWCRGYVCEESVNPRNHCNTCMKCCVMDEKHCMHCNKCYIKGMDSDQCPNCDVSSSTDFDLSSSSDVLQTPEDENRTEVSRRDTAVSDELSTSISYSASEVSVKVPLTSSSSRSLFALPSSTSKYHHLFRRHHKDPRSSLCQLPLDQLHRWLTRDQYWLLCHQILKYPRLFRQRLPKITVNPFFVY; encoded by the exons ATGTATCTGTGGCACTTCGACACTCGATTCAAATATCTTACAGAACTGCCGCTAGAGGGACGTTCCTTCTTGGGAGAGCTCCCTCTGCCTGAACCAGATACAGAACCCATAGCAAAACGACGGTGTGCTAAAA aacCTCTGGAAGACAGTAGGAACAAAACTCTATTGGAAATGCTCCAAGCTCCTCCAGATGTCAAGTCATTGTATTCTCCAACCACGTGTTCCTGTCGTATAAGTTGTCGAACGGGTCGTTGTTCCTGTGCCAAAATGATCAGAAAGTGTTCGATGCTTTCTTGCATGTGTGGAGATTGTGATAATCCACTCAATGTCCTGGAATCTATGGAGATTGATCTGGAAAAGGTCATTAGTGACCCTTGTCTTCTTTACAACGTCTACAAG GTCACAAATTTGAGGCGTTACCTGCTAGGAACGGTTGTCCTGCCTTGCTGTGGATACATAGCCACCTTATTGGACGTTGTCCCTGGGTTAAGGGACTGCCCAAATGGGAACTGTCGGAAGAAGTTACAGTTCTCTTGGTGTCGAGGCTACGTGTGTGAAGAGTCTGTAAACCCACGTAACCACTGCAACACGTGCATGAAATGTTGTGTAATGGACGAGAAACATTGTATG CATTGCAACAAGTGCTACATAAAAGGTATGGACAGTGACCAGTGCCCCAATTGCGATGTCTCGAGTAGTACTGATTTTGATTTATCTTCTTCGTCTGACGTGCTACAAACGCCTGAAGACGAAAACAGGACGGAAGTGTCACGACGAGACACAGCAGTGTCTGATGAGCTCTCAACTAGTATCAGTTATTCTGCCTCGGAAGTATCTGTCAAGGTACCTCTGACATCCTCAAGTTCGAGGTCTTTGTTTGCTCTTCCATCTTCTACGTCAAAATACCATCATCTGTTTCGTCGTCATCACAAAGACCCCAGGTCATCACTTTGTCAGCTTCCTCTAGACCAACTTCATCGTTGGCTTACTCGGGACCAGTATTGGTTACTTTGTCATCAAATTCTAAAATACCCTCGTCTCTTTCGTCAGCGTCTTCCCAAAATCACAGTTAACCCTTTCTTCGTCTACTAA